Proteins found in one Mucilaginibacter gracilis genomic segment:
- a CDS encoding relaxase/mobilization nuclease domain-containing protein, with protein sequence MEKKQAEVIYYNQCFGNKKELIRQFVEVSKLNPNVSKPVFHMSISLAHQDANRLDRQDKADIAAALAQKFDFADKQYVVITHADTDHEHLHIVANRIGYDGPTASDSNSYKRMAEFCREMERSYKLTPVLSPNKFLKAEQRVAQSQRVDQRKETLKKHLGHAIKQCANIRQVKNYMEKQGYAVELGRGIAFTDQQQVRFKGSQVGYALLDIENKLKQEQMKQQQQIQQQKRQEELLKMQQQERKQSHGITR encoded by the coding sequence ATGGAAAAGAAACAGGCAGAAGTGATTTATTATAATCAATGTTTTGGCAACAAGAAAGAATTGATCCGGCAGTTTGTCGAAGTCAGTAAGCTTAACCCTAACGTAAGCAAGCCTGTCTTTCATATGTCAATCAGCCTGGCGCATCAGGACGCCAATCGGTTAGACCGGCAGGACAAAGCGGATATTGCGGCGGCGCTGGCTCAAAAGTTTGACTTTGCGGATAAACAGTATGTAGTCATCACACACGCCGATACTGACCATGAACACCTGCATATCGTGGCTAACCGGATCGGTTACGACGGGCCGACGGCCAGTGACAGCAACAGTTATAAGCGCATGGCTGAATTTTGCCGGGAAATGGAACGGAGCTATAAGCTGACACCAGTGTTAAGTCCGAACAAATTTTTGAAAGCAGAACAACGTGTAGCACAAAGTCAGCGAGTAGACCAGCGCAAAGAAACCTTGAAAAAACATTTAGGCCATGCAATCAAACAATGTGCAAACATAAGGCAGGTCAAAAACTATATGGAAAAACAAGGGTATGCCGTAGAGCTTGGCAGGGGTATCGCTTTTACCGACCAGCAGCAAGTTCGCTTCAAGGGCAGCCAGGTTGGATATGCCTTACTGGATATTGAAAATAAACTTAAACAGGAACAAATGAAACAACAACAGCAAATCCAACAACAAAAACGACAGGAGGAATTACTTAAAATGCAGCAACAAGAACGTAAACAATCTCATGGTATAACCCGATAA
- a CDS encoding ATP-binding protein translates to MQEDSHTEFKSSFSDAVIESLVAFTNTKGGKVLVGVDNEGNPIKSFTIGGETLQNWVNEVKNKTQPSIIPDAEIITIQGKDVASLYVQEFPIKPVSFKGRYFKRVRNSNHQLSLTEISDLHLKSFNSSWDSYINPEYTVDTLSLDKVRDFVAMCNKDREVRIEDDPLTVLTKFELIKASGVTNACYLLFADHDVFSASMELGRFDTATSIKDSLSIRSNLFTEVEDVINFVRKHINKSYIISGDPQREERWQYPIPAIREIVINMIVHRDYTHYGDSSVKIFNDHIEFFNPGRLPGDISIANLLSGQYISQARNKKIAATFKEAQLIEKYGSGIKRIQEAFADYGLKSPLFENMQHGFQVTVYSAAKLTSEKTSEKTSEKTSEKILLMVTQNPTITIAELAANIRVSNRSIERNIGKLQKEKKLERIGADKGGFWQVL, encoded by the coding sequence ATGCAGGAGGACAGCCATACAGAATTTAAAAGTAGCTTTAGCGATGCCGTTATTGAGAGCTTGGTCGCTTTTACCAACACCAAGGGCGGCAAAGTGCTTGTCGGCGTAGATAACGAGGGCAACCCTATAAAGTCATTTACCATCGGAGGTGAAACCCTTCAGAATTGGGTAAATGAAGTTAAGAATAAGACGCAGCCAAGTATCATACCCGATGCGGAAATAATTACCATACAGGGAAAAGATGTGGCTTCCCTGTATGTTCAGGAATTTCCTATAAAGCCGGTTTCCTTTAAAGGCCGCTATTTTAAAAGGGTTAGAAATTCCAATCATCAACTTTCATTAACTGAAATTTCAGACCTGCATCTTAAATCTTTTAATTCAAGTTGGGATAGCTATATTAATCCAGAATACACAGTAGACACGTTATCCCTGGATAAGGTACGCGACTTTGTTGCCATGTGTAACAAAGATAGGGAGGTTCGCATTGAGGACGACCCTTTAACAGTGCTTACTAAATTTGAATTAATTAAAGCGTCAGGGGTCACCAATGCATGTTACTTACTATTTGCTGATCATGATGTTTTTTCTGCCAGCATGGAGTTGGGTAGATTTGATACCGCTACAAGTATCAAAGATAGTTTATCAATTCGTTCCAATTTATTTACCGAGGTTGAAGATGTTATAAATTTTGTCAGGAAGCATATCAATAAGTCTTACATCATTTCAGGTGACCCACAGCGGGAAGAACGATGGCAATACCCCATACCGGCTATTCGGGAAATCGTTATCAATATGATCGTCCATCGCGACTATACACATTACGGCGATTCCTCGGTCAAGATATTTAATGATCACATCGAGTTTTTCAATCCAGGGAGGCTACCCGGTGATATATCTATTGCTAACTTACTAAGTGGTCAATATATTTCCCAAGCAAGAAATAAAAAAATAGCCGCAACATTCAAAGAAGCTCAATTGATAGAAAAATATGGCTCTGGAATTAAACGGATTCAGGAAGCGTTTGCTGATTATGGGCTAAAGTCCCCTCTTTTTGAAAATATGCAGCATGGTTTTCAGGTCACAGTCTATTCTGCCGCTAAACTAACGTCGGAGAAAACGTCGGAGAAAACGTCGGAGAAAACGTCGGAGAAAATTCTTTTAATGGTAACACAAAACCCAACCATTACCATTGCTGAACTTGCGGCAAATATAAGAGTTTCAAATCGTTCAATTGAACGTAATATAGGCAAGCTACAGAAAGAGAAAAAATTAGAACGAATAGGAGCCGATAAAGGTGGGTTTTGGCAGGTCTTGTAA
- a CDS encoding plasmid mobilization protein, with protein MQKIIKKRTGNKGGRPKAELKRNTHLTVMCNIIEKKIIQSNAKSARTNVSVYLRELGLNGRVRMVVKTLPKEVLQITGMLNHMAANLNQIAKKRNKGEDLNALDRALLNQEVRAIQEVVKDVKFYLV; from the coding sequence ATGCAAAAAATAATTAAAAAAAGAACAGGCAATAAGGGTGGAAGGCCAAAAGCAGAACTTAAAAGAAACACCCACTTAACCGTTATGTGCAATATCATCGAAAAAAAGATCATCCAGTCCAATGCCAAAAGTGCCCGCACCAATGTGTCCGTTTATCTGCGGGAATTAGGGTTAAACGGTCGTGTCAGGATGGTGGTTAAAACCTTACCGAAAGAGGTGCTGCAAATTACCGGAATGCTCAATCACATGGCTGCTAATTTGAACCAGATCGCAAAAAAGCGAAATAAAGGGGAAGACCTGAATGCGCTGGACAGAGCATTGCTCAACCAGGAGGTTAGAGCCATACAGGAGGTAGTAAAGGACGTTAAATTCTATTTGGTATGA
- a CDS encoding site-specific integrase — protein MAITTKLMLRINKTLPSGEHPIMFRITENRNNYEVSTKVSSTKENWNKASQCVLDSHINHKSINALLNNIKVKSTFYFANVPDDRSPRVSEIKSLVEKLTGAVKTTPKLMLLEFFDSEVARLKSMERYGYAGVHIVTRSRLNKFMKEKDMNFEDIDVNFLRRFEDWLIKNNIAITTRSIDFRTFRTVWRNAMKEKICRENHYPFKDFSYSKYNAPKTKKRAISVEQINKIVELNLEDDKLINSRNYFLFSYYCRGLNFADLASLKWTNIRDGFINYVRAKTKEEFDFKLHPEALKILDYYRVLEGNSDAGYVFPILYKRHATVRSQRDRRLKILKRVNKDLKTMAGDAEIQKNLTTYVARHSYASALRIKGVSKEDIGKSLGHDSIKTTEIYLDEIGDPLFDDRINECI, from the coding sequence ATGGCAATTACGACGAAATTAATGTTGAGAATCAACAAAACGCTTCCCTCTGGCGAGCATCCGATCATGTTTCGGATAACAGAAAATCGGAACAACTACGAGGTGTCGACGAAGGTTAGTTCTACGAAAGAGAATTGGAATAAGGCGTCACAATGCGTGCTGGATTCGCATATCAATCATAAATCTATCAATGCGTTGCTTAATAATATTAAGGTTAAGTCCACATTCTATTTTGCCAATGTTCCCGACGACCGGTCACCACGGGTCAGTGAAATTAAATCCCTTGTTGAAAAGCTGACAGGTGCAGTTAAAACAACCCCTAAATTGATGCTTTTGGAGTTTTTTGACAGCGAGGTCGCCCGCTTAAAATCAATGGAACGATATGGTTATGCCGGCGTTCATATTGTGACCCGCAGCCGACTTAACAAGTTTATGAAAGAAAAAGACATGAACTTCGAAGATATTGATGTTAATTTTTTGCGCCGGTTTGAAGATTGGCTGATCAAGAACAATATTGCAATCACTACGCGAAGCATCGATTTTCGGACATTCCGCACCGTTTGGCGTAATGCAATGAAAGAAAAGATCTGCCGGGAAAACCACTATCCATTTAAAGATTTTTCCTATTCGAAATATAATGCCCCAAAGACCAAAAAACGCGCAATTAGTGTCGAGCAGATCAATAAAATAGTGGAATTAAACCTCGAAGACGACAAGCTGATCAATTCGCGCAATTATTTCCTGTTCAGCTATTATTGCCGCGGACTAAATTTTGCTGACCTTGCCAGTCTTAAATGGACAAATATTAGGGACGGGTTTATTAACTATGTTCGTGCAAAAACAAAAGAGGAGTTTGATTTTAAACTACATCCCGAAGCTCTTAAAATACTCGATTATTACCGTGTCCTGGAAGGCAATAGTGATGCCGGTTACGTTTTTCCGATACTTTATAAACGTCACGCGACTGTGCGATCACAACGGGACAGGAGACTTAAAATATTGAAACGCGTTAATAAAGATTTGAAAACCATGGCCGGAGATGCTGAAATACAAAAAAACCTGACCACCTATGTTGCAAGGCACAGTTACGCTTCTGCATTGAGGATCAAAGGGGTATCGAAAGAAGATATTGGTAAGTCTCTTGGTCACGATAGCATTAAAACCACCGAAATCTATTTAGATGAAATAGGCGATCCGTTGTTTGACGACAGGATCAACGAATGTATTTAA
- a CDS encoding Arm DNA-binding domain-containing protein: protein MSTTNNTFCVAFYLKKQKTTQAGKSPIYARITVNGKRIEISVKRERICSLRLYFEEAYKDKFLI from the coding sequence ATGAGTACCACAAACAACACCTTCTGCGTTGCTTTTTACCTTAAAAAGCAAAAGACCACCCAAGCGGGAAAATCACCGATTTATGCCCGCATTACAGTAAACGGCAAGCGCATTGAAATTTCTGTTAAACGTGAAAGAATATGCTCTTTGCGATTATATTTCGAGGAAGCGTATAAAGATAAATTTCTCATCTAA
- a CDS encoding toprim domain-containing protein, with the protein MNMNCNQARQISIIDYLAKCGFRPQYINGVNHWYLSPIREENTASFKVNTQLNAWFDHGIGVGGNFIDLGIRLHQCTVEQLLTRLSTGDRSLSFHRPVTTTAAEPEHKINIIQAGELQNLTLIKYLHERAIDYYTAKAWCKEVLFTLNGQRYLAIGFENRSGGYELRNAQFKLSSSPKDLTHISQGACTIHLFEGFTDFLSLLTLKKRDLLGDFLVLNSLSFVGKSLEILQQYPTAKLYLDHDAAAAKELAFIKQSIPNAEDASRFYSGHKDLNAYLKIQQQSRGLGL; encoded by the coding sequence ATGAATATGAATTGTAACCAGGCCAGGCAAATCTCGATAATCGACTACCTGGCTAAATGCGGCTTCCGCCCGCAATACATTAATGGTGTTAACCATTGGTATCTCTCTCCGATCCGGGAGGAAAATACCGCTTCTTTTAAAGTCAATACTCAACTCAATGCGTGGTTTGATCATGGCATAGGAGTTGGCGGCAATTTTATCGACTTGGGTATTCGGCTGCATCAATGTACAGTAGAACAATTATTAACCCGGTTAAGCACGGGAGATCGTTCACTTTCTTTTCATCGGCCGGTAACGACTACAGCGGCTGAACCGGAACATAAAATAAATATTATCCAGGCTGGCGAATTGCAAAACCTGACGTTAATAAAGTATCTGCATGAACGTGCGATAGATTATTACACGGCTAAGGCCTGGTGCAAGGAAGTATTGTTTACGCTGAACGGACAACGTTACCTCGCCATCGGTTTTGAGAACCGTTCCGGCGGCTACGAGCTGCGCAACGCGCAATTTAAATTGTCATCATCCCCCAAAGATCTGACCCACATTAGTCAGGGTGCATGCACAATTCATTTATTTGAGGGCTTCACCGATTTTTTGTCTTTGCTAACATTGAAAAAACGCGACCTGCTCGGCGATTTCCTGGTATTAAACTCACTTAGTTTTGTAGGGAAAAGCCTGGAGATTTTGCAACAATATCCTACTGCAAAATTGTACCTGGATCACGATGCAGCGGCAGCTAAGGAGCTGGCTTTCATTAAACAAAGCATTCCGAACGCGGAGGATGCCAGCCGCTTTTATAGCGGCCACAAAGACCTTAACGCCTATCTCAAAATTCAACAGCAAAGCCGGGGGTTAGGGTTATGA
- a CDS encoding helix-turn-helix domain-containing protein, translated as MNETTFITTLSTDQLKELIESSVKNAVRVNPNSNPQDDTLLDTKEAANLIKYEVTSLYGLVKRKKIPFCKVEGKLLFSRKQLLAWISAGNHPINQKQGRL; from the coding sequence ATGAACGAAACTACATTTATTACAACCCTATCGACCGATCAACTCAAGGAGCTGATCGAGTCATCCGTTAAAAATGCCGTCAGGGTGAACCCAAACAGCAATCCACAGGACGATACTTTACTGGACACCAAAGAAGCCGCCAACCTTATCAAATACGAGGTTACTTCTCTTTATGGTTTAGTCAAAAGGAAAAAAATCCCTTTTTGTAAAGTTGAAGGCAAGCTTTTATTTTCTCGCAAACAATTACTGGCTTGGATATCCGCTGGCAATCATCCGATAAATCAAAAGCAAGGTCGGTTATGA